The nucleotide window GCTGCGGGTTTTATATGTAGATACTGATGCCCATCACGGTGATGGCGTCCAATGGTCCTTTTATGACGACCCGAATGTATGTACATTATCGATCCATGAGACAGGACGCTATTTGTTTCCGGGTACAGGCAATATAACAGAGCGCGGGAATGGTGAAGGGTACGGGACTTCTTTTAACTTTCCGATTGATGCGTTTACGGAAGATGAGAGCTTCCTGGAAATCTATGAACAGTCAATGCGGGAAGTTTTTGAATTTTTCAAACCGGATGTCGTACTGACACAAAATGGTGCAGATGCCCATTATTTTGACCCGCTCACACATTTATACGGGACAATGAACATTTATAAAGAAATACCGAAGCTTGCGCATAAATTGGCACATGAATACTGTGATGGTCGATGGATTGCAGTTGGTGGCGGCGGCTATGATATTTGGAGGGTCGTCCCGCGGGCTTGGTCACATATTTGGACGGAAATGACCGATCAGCCTGCTCCGACTGGACCGTTACCTCAGCAATGGCTTGATAAATGGCAACCGGAATCACCTGTTCCGCTAATCCCGACTTGGAATGATCCACACCCTTTGTATGATCCTATTCCGCGTAAAGCAGAAATTGAGGAAAAAAATGCACGAATGCTTGAAAAAGCACTACATATTATTCGTACGGAAAAAAATCGTTCGTAATTTTTGTTATAAAGAACTGACAACATTATAAAGATATAATAAAAGCGCCTGTCAGCTGTTGACAGGCGCTTCTGCTATTTACTCGAACCGCGCTTTTCTATACGGTGAGGCAAGATGACATGTTGCTGTTCAACTTCCTCTTTGTTCATATACTTCGTTAATAAGCGCATCGCGACTGCTCCAATATCGTATAAAGGCAATACAACACTTGTAAGTCTAGGTCGTACCATGCGCGCTAGTTTTGAATTTTCGAAGCTAATGATTTCAACATCATTCGGTACATTTTTTCCGCTATCTTGAATACCATGTACCAGTCCAATTGCAAGCTCATCATTCCCGACAAAAATGGCTGTAGGCGGCTGCTGCAGTTCACTTAAATTCTCCCAGCTTTCCAACCCGTCATCATAAGAGCCATCTCCGGCAACAATTAAAGCATCATCTATTTCAATATTTGCTTTTTCAAGCGCATCTTTATAGGCTGCAAGTTTATGCTGACCATTCACTGTATACTGCAAAGGACCTGAGACAAATGCAATTCTCGTATGTCCATTATCAATTAGTGTTTCTACAGCTTCAAATGCTGCATTATAATAGTCAATGTTTACAGAAGCTACTTTTTCAGTTGAACTGATAGAACCCGCCAATACAATCGGTACTGGACATGCCTCCACCGCGCGTTGAATATTTTCAGTTACCTCTTCACTCATCATCACAATACCGTCAACTTGCTTTCCTAGCATCGTATCAAGTAAAGACAACTCTTTTTCTTCGTTTTGATCTGAATTTGCTAAAATAATATTGTAGCGGTACATTGTCGCAATATCTTCAATGCCTCGTGCAAGCTCAGCATTTAAATTATTCGAAATATCAGGGATGATGACTCCTAC belongs to Solibacillus sp. FSL W7-1436 and includes:
- the ccpA gene encoding catabolite control protein A, with the translated sequence MTVTIYDVAREANVSMATVSRVVNGNQNVKPATRKKVLEVIERLEYRPNAVARGLASKKTTSVGVIIPDISNNLNAELARGIEDIATMYRYNIILANSDQNEEKELSLLDTMLGKQVDGIVMMSEEVTENIQRAVEACPVPIVLAGSISSTEKVASVNIDYYNAAFEAVETLIDNGHTRIAFVSGPLQYTVNGQHKLAAYKDALEKANIEIDDALIVAGDGSYDDGLESWENLSELQQPPTAIFVGNDELAIGLVHGIQDSGKNVPNDVEIISFENSKLARMVRPRLTSVVLPLYDIGAVAMRLLTKYMNKEEVEQQHVILPHRIEKRGSSK
- a CDS encoding acetoin utilization protein AcuC gives rise to the protein MKKAVFIYSPEQLTYKFSDTHPFNHKRLHLTIDLLKSIGALQDEDIVPARIATDEEIALAHDMQYIEIVKKAGHGELSAQQGEPYGIGTEDTPIFKNMHEASALLVGGTLQAVDQVLQGKSQHALNLGGGLHHGFRGKASGFCIYNDSSVAIKYIQEKYGLRVLYVDTDAHHGDGVQWSFYDDPNVCTLSIHETGRYLFPGTGNITERGNGEGYGTSFNFPIDAFTEDESFLEIYEQSMREVFEFFKPDVVLTQNGADAHYFDPLTHLYGTMNIYKEIPKLAHKLAHEYCDGRWIAVGGGGYDIWRVVPRAWSHIWTEMTDQPAPTGPLPQQWLDKWQPESPVPLIPTWNDPHPLYDPIPRKAEIEEKNARMLEKALHIIRTEKNRS